A stretch of the Mycobacteroides immunogenum genome encodes the following:
- the efeO gene encoding iron uptake system protein EfeO: MRSPLAYVSAALAVATGAALAGCTPKEPVQSGAAGGQEISVTATDSSCQVSKTEGTTGPVTFNVTNNGSKVTEFYVYDKGDRALGEVENIGSGISRKLIVQFTEPGTYQTACKPGMIGDGIRGDFTITGAAVKLDAEGKFKDATDRYRGYVISQVDALSESAAKFVEAVKAKDIASAKAQYPTSRVYYERIEPVAEAFPNDLDPRIDLREADLQPGEKWTGYHRLEKDLWVTGLQPDTDAIADQLLKDIKELSDGVRAKDFDINTTKIAGGAQTLLDEVARTKISGEEETFSHTDLWDFQANLDGSQNAIATVRPILDERKPELGQAIDKRFKEVDALLGKYRKGDGFVLYDTVTQDQRIELAHAIDALSKEVSEVQGVVAGR, encoded by the coding sequence ATGAGATCACCACTCGCCTATGTTTCTGCCGCACTTGCGGTGGCCACCGGCGCGGCGCTGGCCGGCTGCACTCCCAAGGAGCCGGTACAGAGCGGCGCCGCCGGCGGCCAGGAGATCAGCGTCACCGCCACCGACTCCAGCTGCCAGGTATCCAAGACCGAGGGCACAACGGGCCCAGTCACTTTCAATGTGACCAACAACGGCTCGAAGGTCACCGAGTTCTACGTCTACGATAAGGGCGACCGCGCCCTCGGTGAGGTGGAGAACATCGGCTCGGGTATCAGCCGCAAGCTCATCGTGCAGTTCACCGAGCCCGGCACCTACCAGACCGCGTGCAAGCCCGGCATGATCGGCGACGGCATTCGTGGCGACTTCACCATTACCGGCGCCGCGGTGAAACTGGACGCTGAAGGCAAGTTCAAGGACGCCACTGACCGCTACCGCGGCTACGTGATCAGCCAGGTCGACGCCCTGAGTGAATCGGCCGCCAAGTTCGTCGAAGCGGTCAAGGCCAAGGACATCGCCTCTGCCAAGGCCCAGTACCCAACCAGCCGGGTGTATTACGAGCGGATCGAGCCAGTCGCCGAGGCCTTCCCGAATGACCTCGACCCGCGAATCGACCTGCGCGAGGCCGACCTTCAGCCCGGCGAGAAGTGGACCGGCTATCACCGGCTGGAGAAGGACCTGTGGGTGACAGGCCTGCAGCCGGACACCGACGCGATCGCCGATCAACTGCTCAAGGACATCAAGGAGCTCTCGGACGGCGTGCGGGCCAAGGACTTCGACATCAACACCACCAAGATCGCGGGCGGCGCGCAGACGCTGCTCGATGAGGTGGCCAGGACAAAGATCTCTGGTGAAGAAGAAACCTTCAGCCACACCGACCTGTGGGACTTCCAGGCCAACCTCGACGGCTCACAAAACGCCATCGCGACCGTGCGGCCGATCCTCGACGAACGCAAACCTGAACTGGGACAGGCGATCGACAAGCGATTCAAGGAAGTCGACGCTCTCTTGGGCAAGTACCGCAAGGGCGACGGATTCGTCCTGTACGACACCGTGACCCAAGACCAGCGCATCGAGCTGGCGCACGCCATTGACGCGTTGTCCAAGGAGGTCAGCGAGGTACAGGGTGTCGTCGCCGGACGATGA
- the efeU gene encoding iron uptake transporter permease EfeU, whose translation MRSIGVLADGPTHFSQYFSSGLIGLREGLECGIVVMILIAFLVKSNRRDALKWVWLGVAGAIAMTLAIFLTIHFGSNTISDLGAEAIAGVASLVAVAIVTTMVLWMRTAAASIAGELRHGMAQALEAGALAVLTVAFLSVGREGVETALFMVGYAKAETAWPLAGLVTGVAAAAALSYGMYRGAIKINLSKFFKYTGAFLVVVAAGILSYGIGALQTVGWLPGLSNKAFDITGWFDWSAWYGELLRGIFNITPTPTVLQLTGWLIYLVVVLGLFLRPVVTAPKVATTPEAQPERTAG comes from the coding sequence ATGCGCAGCATCGGCGTCCTGGCCGACGGGCCGACACACTTCTCGCAATACTTCAGCAGCGGCCTCATCGGGCTACGCGAAGGACTCGAATGCGGGATCGTCGTGATGATCCTGATCGCGTTCCTGGTGAAGTCCAACCGCCGCGACGCCCTGAAGTGGGTGTGGCTGGGTGTCGCCGGCGCCATCGCGATGACCTTGGCCATCTTCCTGACGATCCATTTCGGCAGTAACACCATCAGCGATCTCGGGGCCGAAGCGATCGCCGGGGTGGCCTCGCTGGTGGCTGTCGCCATCGTCACCACCATGGTGCTGTGGATGCGCACCGCGGCGGCCAGCATCGCCGGTGAGCTGCGCCACGGGATGGCTCAGGCGCTGGAGGCCGGCGCACTGGCCGTACTGACCGTCGCCTTTCTGTCGGTCGGACGCGAGGGCGTCGAGACCGCACTGTTCATGGTGGGGTACGCCAAGGCCGAAACCGCCTGGCCCCTGGCAGGACTCGTGACAGGGGTCGCCGCGGCGGCGGCCCTGTCGTACGGCATGTATCGCGGTGCGATCAAGATCAACCTGAGCAAGTTCTTCAAGTACACGGGCGCGTTCCTGGTGGTTGTCGCGGCCGGCATCCTCTCCTATGGCATCGGTGCCCTGCAGACCGTCGGATGGTTACCCGGCTTGTCGAACAAGGCCTTTGACATCACCGGCTGGTTCGACTGGAGCGCGTGGTACGGCGAGCTGCTGCGCGGAATCTTCAACATCACACCGACCCCGACGGTGCTGCAGCTGACAGGCTGGCTCATCTACCTGGTGGTTGTGCTCGGCCTGTTCCTGCGTCCGGTGGTCACCGCACCCAAGGTGGCCACCACCCCCGAAGCCCAACCCGAGAGGACCGCTGGATGA
- a CDS encoding lytic transglycosylase domain-containing protein, whose product MSSLAVRSLSARFGRIVLVVSISVFLLAAGCSWQLGGRNPLPQGVPPPTGDAVPDIATPPAHIQGRPADQLREWSTPRAEKTGIPVIALEAYAYAAKVAERENPRCKIAWTTLAGIGTVESHNGTYHGAELQPNGDALPPIRGVRLDGSNGNLRLPDTDKGALDGDANQDRAMGPMQFIPETWRIYGVRAAGDGEPSPDNIDDAALSAAGYLCARGGDLSTTDGWIKALWAYNMSDVYAEQVRDWATAYAKGATL is encoded by the coding sequence GTGTCGTCCCTTGCTGTGCGCTCCCTCTCGGCGCGCTTCGGGCGAATCGTGCTCGTCGTCTCCATCTCGGTGTTTCTGCTGGCAGCGGGCTGCTCCTGGCAGCTGGGCGGCCGCAATCCACTGCCGCAGGGGGTGCCGCCACCCACCGGTGATGCGGTGCCCGATATCGCGACACCGCCCGCACATATCCAGGGCCGTCCCGCCGATCAGCTCCGCGAGTGGTCGACACCCCGCGCGGAGAAGACGGGTATTCCCGTCATCGCGCTGGAGGCGTACGCCTATGCGGCCAAGGTTGCCGAGAGGGAGAATCCGCGCTGCAAGATCGCGTGGACCACGCTGGCCGGGATCGGCACCGTGGAGAGCCACAACGGCACCTACCACGGTGCTGAACTGCAGCCCAATGGCGATGCTTTGCCGCCGATTCGTGGGGTACGGCTGGACGGGTCCAACGGAAACCTGCGGCTCCCCGACACCGACAAGGGCGCGCTGGACGGCGACGCGAATCAGGACCGGGCGATGGGGCCCATGCAGTTCATCCCCGAAACCTGGCGTATCTACGGGGTGCGCGCGGCCGGTGACGGCGAGCCGAGCCCCGACAACATTGACGACGCGGCACTGTCGGCGGCCGGATATCTGTGTGCGCGTGGCGGCGACCTGAGCACCACCGACGGCTGGATCAAGGCGCTCTGGGCCTACAACATGTCGGACGTGTATGCCGAGCAGGTCCGGGACTGGGCTACGGCCTACGCCAAGGGCGCCACGCTGTAG